From a region of the Neodiprion fabricii isolate iyNeoFabr1 chromosome 7, iyNeoFabr1.1, whole genome shotgun sequence genome:
- the LOC124186629 gene encoding UDP-glycosyltransferase UGT5-like isoform X2 — translation MSRILISAVLILSTSDFHHVFASRILGIFPFPSISHQIVYRGLTLALRERGHELVVITTDPIDDPDLKNYTEIDIHFLYDGFNEDIDWIAIRKKGSWLELLQGVMSRFISMTERVLSIPEVKKFCSPNSGEKFDLLIIEMLYWPAILPLAKRLDVPVVGVASFGLPIHLQYAVGNPIITSHPAHWDAKIKVLGKSSLWERLQNFVDSWKFLHYYRTDYLSRQQYIAREYFGSDVPDIADIEKNVSLIFVNQQAPISFVRPNIPKIIDIGGFHISDKVKPLSKNLQKTLDDATQGFIYMSLGTNVKSVMLSNEMREEFIAAFSSLPYTVIWKFEDDVLPGRPDNVIIMKWAPQQSILAHPNLKVFIYQGGLQSTEEAISHAAPVIGLPVYSDQDTHVNKLASLGVGKKLEILSVNRVDLVKAIQSIVVDSSYKKRMLELRDLMKDKPYDSLENAVWWTEHVIRHKGAPHLHSTTADDPWYQRQDMDLVFIISTTIWTALIIALVVLYKLIKYHVDPMPR, via the exons ATGTCGCGTATCTTGATATCGGCTGTATTGATTCTATCCACGAGTGATTTTCACCACGTATTTGCATCGAGAATACTTGGAATATTTCCGTTTCCTTCTATCAGTCATCAAATCGTATATCGTGGACTGACTCTGGCGCTGAGAGAGCGAGGTCACGAACTCGTCGTTATCACTACGGACCCGATCGACGATCCAGACCTGAAGAACTACACGGAGATAGACATACATTTTCTCTACGACGGTTTTAATGAGGATATAGATTGGATAGCGATTCGAAAAAAGGGGTCATGGCTTGAATTGCTCCAAGGCGTAATGTCAAGGTTCATTTCGATGACCGAACGCGTTCTCAGCATTCCGgaagtgaaaaagttttgttcACCTAACAGTGGCGAAAAGTTTGACTTGCTGATAATCGAGATGCTGTATTGGCCCGCTATTTTACCTCTCGCCAAACGACTTGACGTTCCAGTTGTGG GTGTAGCATCTTTTGGTTTGCCGATTCATTTGCAATATGCAGTTGGCAATCCCATAATAACTTCTCATCCCGCGCATTGGGACGCCAAAATAAAAGTCCTTGGAAAATCTTCACTTTGGGAAAGGCTACAGAACTTCGTGGacagttggaaatttttgcacTATTACAGGACGGATTATTTGTCGAGGCAACAGTATATAGCGAGGGAATATTTTGGAAGCGACGTTCCTGACATTGCCGATATCGAAAAGAACGTTAGTTTGATTTTCGTCAATCAGCAAGCACCAATTTCGTTTGTTAGACCGAATATTCCTAAAATAATAGACATCGGTGGATTTCACATCTCAGATAAAGTCAAGCCGCTGTCAAAG AACCTTCAGAAGACTTTGGATGACGCGACGCAAGGCTTCATATACATGAGCCTCGGAACGAACGTCAAGAGCGTCATGTTGAGTAACGAAATGCGGGAAGAATTTATAGCCGCATTTTCGTCGCTACCCTACACCGTCATTTGGAAATTCGAAGATGATGTTCTTCCTGGCCGGCCAGACAACGTGATAATCATGAAATGGGCCCCACAACAGTCCATTCTAG CGCATCCGAATCTGAAAGTATTCATATACCAAGGAGGACTTCAGAGCACAGAGGAGGCGATTTCTCACGCTGCTCCTGTGATCGGTTTACCTGTTTACAGCGATCAGGACACACACGTCAACAAACTGGCTTCCCTTGGTGTTGGAAAGAAGTTAGAAATCCTCAGTGTTAACAGGGTGGACCTGGTGAAAGCGATTCAGTCAATTGTGGTCGATAGCAG CTACAAGAAACGGATGCTTGAACTGCGGGACTTGATGAAAGACAAGCCGTACGATTCGTTGGAGAACGCGGTTTGGTGGACGGAACACGTGATACGTCACAAAGGTGCTCCTCATCTCCATTCGACGACAGCCGACGATCCCTGGTATCAGCGTCAGGACATGGACTtggttttcattatttctacCACGATTTGGACAGCTTTGATCATAGCACTAGTTGTACTGTACAAG ttaataaaatatcacgTAGACCCGATGCCTcgctaa
- the LOC124186628 gene encoding UDP-glycosyltransferase UGT5-like isoform X2, with translation MTSGCLISVTLILVAGVLQQGYASRILGIFPFPSISHQIVFRGLTVALRERGHELVVITTDPINDPTLKNYTEINVNFLYEDFNEDVDWIATRKKRTWLGLCHDIFPRLIPMTERVLNHPEVKRLYSPESGEKFDLLIIEMLVWPAFLPLAKQFDVPIIGMTSLGLPLQIQYGIGNPIMPSHPAHWDAEIKELGRLSFWQRLQNFVHAWRFVHFYRNDYLPKQQAIAEKHFGRGIPDVADMENNVSLVFVNQQAPISFVKPNIPKIIDIGGFHVSKQIEPLSKHLQRILDEATQGFIYMSLGTNVKSVMLSDETREEFLAAFSKLPYTVIWKFEDDILVGQPDNVIIMKWAPQQSILAHPNIKAFIYQGGLQSTEEAISHVVPVIGLPVFADQDTHVNKMVSLGVGTKLEILTVNRTGLLEAIQSVVLDGR, from the exons ATGACGTCGGGTTGTTTAATATCCGTTACGCTGATCCTAGTCGCTGGTGTTTTGCAGCAGGGATATGCATCGAGAATACTTGGAATCTTTCCGTTCCCTTCGATCAGTCATCAAATCGTATTTCGAGGGCTGACCGTGGCTCTCAGGGAGCGAGGTCACGAACTCGTTGTCATCACTACCGACCCGATCAACGATCCAACCTTGAAGAACTACACGGAAATTAATGTGAACTTTCTATACGAGGACTTTAATGAAGATGTAGACTGGATTGCAACCCGAAAAAAGAGGACATGGCTTGGATTGTGCCACGACATATTTCCAAGACTTATACCAATGACTGAACGAGTTCTTAACCACCCTGAAGTTAAAAGGTTATATTCACCAGAAAGCGGGGAAAAGTTTGACTTGTTAATAATTGAGATGCTTGTATGGCCCGCCTTTCTACCTCTCGCCAAACAATTTGATGTTCCGATCATAG GCATGACATCTTTAGGTTTGCCTCTTCAAATACAGTATGGCATCGGCAATCCTATCATGCCATCTCATCCAGCTCATTGGGATGCCGAGATAAAAGAGCTCGGGAGATTATCGTTTTGGCAAAGGCTGCAGAACTTTGTGCACGCGTGGAGATTCGTGCACTTTTACAGAAACGATTATTTGCCAAAGCAGCAGGCAATCGCGGAGAAACATTTTGGACGCGGCATTCCTGATGTTGCAGACATGGAAAATAACGTTAGTTTGGTTTTCGTCAATCAGCAAGCACCGATTTCGTTTGTGAAACCAAATATACCCAAGATCATAGACATCGGTGGATTTCACGTCTCAAAGCAGATTGAGCCGCTGTCGAAG CACCTTCAGAGAATCCTGGATGAAGCGACGCAAGGCTTCATATACATGAGCCTTGGAACGAACGTCAAGAGCGTCATGTTGAGTGATGAAACAAGGGAAGAATTTCTGGCAGCCTTTTCGAAACTACCCTACACCGTCATTTGGAAATTCGAAGATGATATCCTCGTCGGCCAGCCAGATAACGTAATAATCATGAAGTGGGCTCCGCAGCAATCCATCTTAG CGCATCCCAATATCAAAGCTTTCATATACCAAGGAGGACTTCAGAGTACAGAGGAGGCGATTTCTCACGTTGTTCCTGTGATCGGGTTGCCAGTATTTGCCGATCAGGATACACATGTCAATAAAATGGTGTCCCTTGGCGTTGGAACAAAGTTAGAAATCCTCACTGTGAACAGGACGGGTTTACTAGAAGCGATTCAATCCGTTGTGCTCGACGGCAGGTGA
- the LOC124187062 gene encoding UDP-glycosyltransferase UGT5-like, whose amino-acid sequence MSRCFVSAALILVACVLHQGYASRILGIFPTPSFSHQVVFRGLTMALRERGHELVVITTDPVNDPTLQNYTEIDVNFLYEYFNGEVDWIASRKKDTWLELIYNLVPRLVLITERIFSLPEVKKLFSTNSGEKFDLLLLEMLYWPAFLPLAKQFDVPVIGMTSLGLPLQIQYGIGNPIMPSHPAHWDTEIKELGRLSFWQRLQNFVHAWRFVHFYRTDYLRKQQAIAEKHFGRGIPDIADMENNVSLVFVNQQAPISFVKPNIPKIIDIGGFHVSKQIEPLSKHLQRILDEATQGFIYMSLGTNVRSVMLSDETRGEFLAAFSKLPYTVIWKFEDDILVGQPDNVIIMKWAPQQSILAHPNIKAFIYQGGLQSTEEAISHVVPVIGLPVFADQDTQVNKMVSLGVGTKLEILTVNRTGLLEAIQSVVLDGSYKQRMLKLRDLIEDKPKSGKASCNFKNPSQGP is encoded by the exons ATGTCACGTTGTTTTGTATCCGCTGCACTGATCCTAGTCGCATGTGTTTTGCATCAGGGATATGCATCGAGAATACTGGGAATATTTCCGACGCCGTCGTTCAGCCATCAAGTCGTATTCCGAGGGCTGACCATGGCTTTGAGAGAACGCGGACACGAGCTTGTTGTTATAACGACAGACCCAGTCAACGATCCAACCCTACAGAACTACACGGAGATAGATGTGAACTTTTTATACGAGTACTTCAATGGAGAAGTCGATTGGATAGCAAGTCGAAAAAAAGATACATGGTTGGAATTGATCTATAACTTGGTTCCGCGGTTAGTACTGATAACTGAAAGAATTTTCAGTCTCCCAGAAGTGAAAAAGTTGTTTTCAACCAACAGTGGGGAGAAGTTTGACTTGTTATTACTTGAGATGCTGTATTGGCCTGCCTTTCTACCTCTCGCCAAACAATTTGATGTTCCGGTCATAG GCATGACATCTTTAGGTTTGCCTCTTCAAATACAGTATGGCATCGGCAATCCTATCATGCCATCTCATCCAGCTCATTGGGATACCGAGATAAAAGAGCTCGGGAGATTGTCGTTTTGGCAAAGGCTGCAGAACTTTGTGCACGCGTGGAGATTCGTGCACTTTTACAGAACCGATTATTTGCGAAAGCAGCAGGCAATCGCGGAGAAACATTTTGGACGCGGCATCCCTGATATTGCAGACATGGAAAATAACGTTAGTTTGGTTTTCGTCAATCAGCAAGCACCGATTTCGTTTGTGAAACCAAATATACCCAAGATCATAGACATCGGTGGATTTCACGTCTCAAAGCAGATTGAGCCGCTGTCGAAG CACCTTCAGAGAATATTGGATGAAGCGACGCAAGGCTTCATATACATGAGCCTTGGAACGAACGTCAGGAGCGTCATGTTGAGTGATGAAACTCGGGGAGAATTTCTGGCAGCCTTTTCGAAACTACCCTACACCGTCATTTGGAAATTCGAAGATGATATCCTCGTCGGCCAGCCAGATAACGTAATAATCATGAAGTGGGCTCCGCAGCAATCCATCTTAG CGCATCCCAATATCAAAGCTTTCATATACCAAGGAGGACTTCAGAGCACAGAGGAGGCGATTTCTCACGTTGTTCCTGTGATCGGGTTGCCAGTATTTGCCGATCAGGATACGCAAGTCAATAAAATGGTGTCCCTTGGCGTTGGAACAAAGTTAGAAATCCTCACTGTGAACAGGACGGGTTTACTAGAAGCGATTCAATCCGTTGTGCTCGACGGCAG CTACAAGCAGCGAATGTTGAAATTGCGGGATTTGATCGAAGACAAGCC GAAATCAGGAA
- the LOC124186629 gene encoding UDP-glycosyltransferase UGT5-like isoform X1, which yields MSRILISAVLILSTSDFHHVFASRILGIFPFPSISHQIVYRGLTLALRERGHELVVITTDPIDDPDLKNYTEIDIHFLYDGFNEDIDWIAIRKKGSWLELLQGVMSRFISMTERVLSIPEVKKFCSPNSGEKFDLLIIEMLYWPAILPLAKRLDVPVVGVASFGLPIHLQYAVGNPIITSHPAHWDAKIKVLGKSSLWERLQNFVDSWKFLHYYRTDYLSRQQYIAREYFGSDVPDIADIEKNVSLIFVNQQAPISFVRPNIPKIIDIGGFHISDKVKPLSKNLQKTLDDATQGFIYMSLGTNVKSVMLSNEMREEFIAAFSSLPYTVIWKFEDDVLPGRPDNVIIMKWAPQQSILAHPNLKVFIYQGGLQSTEEAISHAAPVIGLPVYSDQDTHVNKLASLGVGKKLEILSVNRVDLVKAIQSIVVDSSYKKRMLELRDLMKDKPYDSLENAVWWTEHVIRHKGAPHLHSTTADDPWYQRQDMDLVFIISTTIWTALIIALVVLYKVLVYTVRLLNCDQLSVGKKEKLC from the exons ATGTCGCGTATCTTGATATCGGCTGTATTGATTCTATCCACGAGTGATTTTCACCACGTATTTGCATCGAGAATACTTGGAATATTTCCGTTTCCTTCTATCAGTCATCAAATCGTATATCGTGGACTGACTCTGGCGCTGAGAGAGCGAGGTCACGAACTCGTCGTTATCACTACGGACCCGATCGACGATCCAGACCTGAAGAACTACACGGAGATAGACATACATTTTCTCTACGACGGTTTTAATGAGGATATAGATTGGATAGCGATTCGAAAAAAGGGGTCATGGCTTGAATTGCTCCAAGGCGTAATGTCAAGGTTCATTTCGATGACCGAACGCGTTCTCAGCATTCCGgaagtgaaaaagttttgttcACCTAACAGTGGCGAAAAGTTTGACTTGCTGATAATCGAGATGCTGTATTGGCCCGCTATTTTACCTCTCGCCAAACGACTTGACGTTCCAGTTGTGG GTGTAGCATCTTTTGGTTTGCCGATTCATTTGCAATATGCAGTTGGCAATCCCATAATAACTTCTCATCCCGCGCATTGGGACGCCAAAATAAAAGTCCTTGGAAAATCTTCACTTTGGGAAAGGCTACAGAACTTCGTGGacagttggaaatttttgcacTATTACAGGACGGATTATTTGTCGAGGCAACAGTATATAGCGAGGGAATATTTTGGAAGCGACGTTCCTGACATTGCCGATATCGAAAAGAACGTTAGTTTGATTTTCGTCAATCAGCAAGCACCAATTTCGTTTGTTAGACCGAATATTCCTAAAATAATAGACATCGGTGGATTTCACATCTCAGATAAAGTCAAGCCGCTGTCAAAG AACCTTCAGAAGACTTTGGATGACGCGACGCAAGGCTTCATATACATGAGCCTCGGAACGAACGTCAAGAGCGTCATGTTGAGTAACGAAATGCGGGAAGAATTTATAGCCGCATTTTCGTCGCTACCCTACACCGTCATTTGGAAATTCGAAGATGATGTTCTTCCTGGCCGGCCAGACAACGTGATAATCATGAAATGGGCCCCACAACAGTCCATTCTAG CGCATCCGAATCTGAAAGTATTCATATACCAAGGAGGACTTCAGAGCACAGAGGAGGCGATTTCTCACGCTGCTCCTGTGATCGGTTTACCTGTTTACAGCGATCAGGACACACACGTCAACAAACTGGCTTCCCTTGGTGTTGGAAAGAAGTTAGAAATCCTCAGTGTTAACAGGGTGGACCTGGTGAAAGCGATTCAGTCAATTGTGGTCGATAGCAG CTACAAGAAACGGATGCTTGAACTGCGGGACTTGATGAAAGACAAGCCGTACGATTCGTTGGAGAACGCGGTTTGGTGGACGGAACACGTGATACGTCACAAAGGTGCTCCTCATCTCCATTCGACGACAGCCGACGATCCCTGGTATCAGCGTCAGGACATGGACTtggttttcattatttctacCACGATTTGGACAGCTTTGATCATAGCACTAGTTGTACTGTACAAGGTATTGGTTTACACTGTTCGTTTGCTAAACTGTGATCAGCTGTCAGTTggcaagaaagaaaaattatgttaG
- the LOC124186628 gene encoding UDP-glycosyltransferase UGT5-like isoform X1, producing the protein MTSGCLISVTLILVAGVLQQGYASRILGIFPFPSISHQIVFRGLTVALRERGHELVVITTDPINDPTLKNYTEINVNFLYEDFNEDVDWIATRKKRTWLGLCHDIFPRLIPMTERVLNHPEVKRLYSPESGEKFDLLIIEMLVWPAFLPLAKQFDVPIIGMTSLGLPLQIQYGIGNPIMPSHPAHWDAEIKELGRLSFWQRLQNFVHAWRFVHFYRNDYLPKQQAIAEKHFGRGIPDVADMENNVSLVFVNQQAPISFVKPNIPKIIDIGGFHVSKQIEPLSKHLQRILDEATQGFIYMSLGTNVKSVMLSDETREEFLAAFSKLPYTVIWKFEDDILVGQPDNVIIMKWAPQQSILAHPNIKAFIYQGGLQSTEEAISHVVPVIGLPVFADQDTHVNKMVSLGVGTKLEILTVNRTGLLEAIQSVVLDGSYKQRMLKLRDLMEDKPYDSLENAVWWTEHVIRHKGAPHLHSTIADDPWYQRQDMDIIFIITTAILTAPSISAVVVCKLMAYCIHLLNHNWQMISKKEKTC; encoded by the exons ATGACGTCGGGTTGTTTAATATCCGTTACGCTGATCCTAGTCGCTGGTGTTTTGCAGCAGGGATATGCATCGAGAATACTTGGAATCTTTCCGTTCCCTTCGATCAGTCATCAAATCGTATTTCGAGGGCTGACCGTGGCTCTCAGGGAGCGAGGTCACGAACTCGTTGTCATCACTACCGACCCGATCAACGATCCAACCTTGAAGAACTACACGGAAATTAATGTGAACTTTCTATACGAGGACTTTAATGAAGATGTAGACTGGATTGCAACCCGAAAAAAGAGGACATGGCTTGGATTGTGCCACGACATATTTCCAAGACTTATACCAATGACTGAACGAGTTCTTAACCACCCTGAAGTTAAAAGGTTATATTCACCAGAAAGCGGGGAAAAGTTTGACTTGTTAATAATTGAGATGCTTGTATGGCCCGCCTTTCTACCTCTCGCCAAACAATTTGATGTTCCGATCATAG GCATGACATCTTTAGGTTTGCCTCTTCAAATACAGTATGGCATCGGCAATCCTATCATGCCATCTCATCCAGCTCATTGGGATGCCGAGATAAAAGAGCTCGGGAGATTATCGTTTTGGCAAAGGCTGCAGAACTTTGTGCACGCGTGGAGATTCGTGCACTTTTACAGAAACGATTATTTGCCAAAGCAGCAGGCAATCGCGGAGAAACATTTTGGACGCGGCATTCCTGATGTTGCAGACATGGAAAATAACGTTAGTTTGGTTTTCGTCAATCAGCAAGCACCGATTTCGTTTGTGAAACCAAATATACCCAAGATCATAGACATCGGTGGATTTCACGTCTCAAAGCAGATTGAGCCGCTGTCGAAG CACCTTCAGAGAATCCTGGATGAAGCGACGCAAGGCTTCATATACATGAGCCTTGGAACGAACGTCAAGAGCGTCATGTTGAGTGATGAAACAAGGGAAGAATTTCTGGCAGCCTTTTCGAAACTACCCTACACCGTCATTTGGAAATTCGAAGATGATATCCTCGTCGGCCAGCCAGATAACGTAATAATCATGAAGTGGGCTCCGCAGCAATCCATCTTAG CGCATCCCAATATCAAAGCTTTCATATACCAAGGAGGACTTCAGAGTACAGAGGAGGCGATTTCTCACGTTGTTCCTGTGATCGGGTTGCCAGTATTTGCCGATCAGGATACACATGTCAATAAAATGGTGTCCCTTGGCGTTGGAACAAAGTTAGAAATCCTCACTGTGAACAGGACGGGTTTACTAGAAGCGATTCAATCCGTTGTGCTCGACGGCAG CTACAAGCAGCGAATGTTGAAATTGCGGGATTTGATGGAAGACAAGCCGTACGATTCGTTGGAGAACGCGGTTTGGTGGACGGAACACGTGATACGTCACAAGGGTGCCCCTCATCTGCACTCTACGATAGCCGACGATCCCTGGTATCAGCGACAAGATatggatataatttttattatcactaCAGCGATTCTGACGGCTCCAAGTATATCAGCAGTTGTAGTATGTAAGTTAATGGCTTACTGTATTCATTTGCTTAACCACAATTGGCAGATGAtcagcaaaaaagaaaagacgtGTTGA
- the LOC124186631 gene encoding UDP-glycosyltransferase UGT5-like, producing the protein MSRHFITVILVVIICQQGFASRILGVFPAISISHQFVHRQLTLALRERGHELVVITPDPINDPTLTNYTEIDVHFLYDEAYKIVNCVLPPNKTTWLEKVQDLAEEFMLMSQRILSHSVVKKLYAPNSGEKFDLLIIEMLSWQALLPLAKRFDVPVIGISSLGLSLHLQYGIGNPVMPSHPVHWDAEIKVLGKLSLWQRLWNFVYAWRLVHFIETDCLPRQQMIARKYFGNDIPDIADMEKNISLVFVNQPAPISFVSPNIPKIINIGGFHVSKHIETLSQDLQKTLDEATHGFIYMSLGTNFKSTMLSNKTRGEFLAAFSQLPYIVIWKFEDDILPGRPDNVITMKWAPQQTILAHPNIKAFIYQGGLQSTEEAVSYAVPVIGLPTLGDQYTHVNKMVSLGVGKKLEILTFNRMDLVEAIRSVTTDVNYKQRMLKLRDLMEDKPYDSLENAVWWTEHVIRHKGAPHLHSTTADDPWYQRQDMDLIFIISTVIWIAFSITLFVLYKLLVYSINCSKDNRQLMSKKKRA; encoded by the exons ATGTCGCGTCATTTCATTACGGTGATTCTAGTCGTAATAATTTGTCAACAAGGATTCGCGTCGAGAATATTAGGTGTGTTTCCTGCCATTTCGATCAGTCATCAATTCGTACATCGTCAACTGACTCTGGCTCTGAGGGAGCGAGGCCACGAGCTCGTCGTTATCACCCCAGATCCAATCAACGATCCAACCCTTACGAATTACACGGAAATAGATGTGCATTTTCTTTATGACGAGGCATATAAAATTGTGAATTGCGTTTTACCTCCAAATAAGACAACGTGGCTCGAAAAAGTGCAGGACTTAGCAGAGGAGTTCATGCTGATGAGCCAACGCATCCTAAGTCATTCAGTTGTGAAAAAACTGTATGCACCGAACAGTGGAGAAAAGTTTGATTTGTTGATAATTGAGATGCTTTCTTGGCAAGCCCTTTTACCTCTAGCCAAACGATTCGACGTTCCAGTTATTG GTATATCATCTCTCGGTCTATCTCTTCACTTACAATATGGAATTGGAAATCCAGTAATGCCTTCTCATCCGGTGCACTGGGACGCTGAGATAAAAGTGCTGGGAAAATTGTCTCTTTGGCAAAGGTTGTGGAACTTTGTGTACGCGTGGAGATTAGTGCATTTTATCGAAACGGATTGTTTGCCGAGGCAACAAATGATTGCGAGGAAATATTTTGGAAATGACATTCCTGATATTGCtgatatggaaaaaaatattagccTCGTTTTCGTCAATCAGCCAGCACCGATTTCGTTTGTGAGTCCAAACATTCCCAAGATCATCAATATCGGTGGATTTCATGTCTCGAAGCATATTGAGACTCTGTCACAG GACCTTCAAAAGACTTTGGACGAAGCGACGCACGGCTTTATATACATGAGCCTTGGAACGAACTTTAAAAGCACCATGTTGAGTAATAAAACGCGAGGAGAGTTTCTTGCCGCATTTTCACAACTGCCCTACATCgtaatttggaaatttgaggATGATATTCTTCCTGGCCGACCGGACAACGTGATAACCATGAAGTGGGCCCCACAGCAGACTATTTTGG CGCATCCGAATATAAAAGCTTTCATATACCAAGGCGGACTCCAAAGCACAGAGGAAGCAGTTTCTTACGCTGTTCCAGTAATCGGGTTACCAACTTTGGGAGATCAGTACACTCACGTAAACAAAATGGTGTCCCTAGGCGTTGGGAAAAAGTTGGAGATTCTCACTTTTAACAGAATGGATTTGGTGGAAGCGATTCGATCCGTCACAACGGACGTCAA CTACAAGCAACGAATGCTGAAATTACGAGATTTGATGGAAGACAAGCCGTACGATTCGTTGGAGAACGCGGTTTGGTGGACGGAACACGTGATACGTCACAAAGGTGCTCCTCATCTCCATTCGACGACAGCCGACGATCCCTGGTATCAGCGTCAGGACATGGActtgattttcattatttctacCGTGATTTGGATAGCTTTCAGTATAACACTATTTGTGTTGTATAAGTTATTGGTTTATAGTATTAACTGCAGCAAGGATAATCGGCAGTtgatgagcaaaaaaaaaagagcatgA